Proteins co-encoded in one Papaver somniferum cultivar HN1 chromosome 5, ASM357369v1, whole genome shotgun sequence genomic window:
- the LOC113282604 gene encoding sugar transport protein MST6-like, whose product MAGGMAIQTDTKDYGGKITMFVLMTCLVAATGGLIFGYDLGISGGVTSMDVFLKKFFPSVYKKMQDDTGKTNQYCKFDSQVLTSFTSSLYIAALVASFCASVTTRIFGRKVSMVVGGVIFLIGSVLNGAAENVAMLILGRILLGVGVGYANQSVPVYLSEMAPAKLRGALNMGFQLAITIGILVANLVNYGTAKIKGGYGWRVSLALAAVPAIVMTVGAVFLPDTPNSLLERGHQEKAKRMLQKIRGNEEVEEEFQDLIEASEAAKKIEHPWRNILQPRYRPQLTMSILIPFFQQFTGINVIMFYAPVLFKTIGFGDDASLMSAVISGLVNMFATFVSISTVDRVGRRMLFLEGGIQMLISQILVGVILGMKFGVEGVGSMSKSSSYLVLFLICAYVAAFAWSWGPLGWLVPSEIFPLEIRSAGQAINVSVNMLCTFVIAQLFLTALCHMKFGLFFFFAGFVLIMTLFIFFFLPETKNVPIEEMNNIWKKHWFWGKYIPDDAVIGVHHTSMKVSNY is encoded by the exons ATGGCGGGAGGTATGGCAATTCAAACGGATACGAAGGATTATGGTGGGAAGATCACCATGTTTGTGCTCATGACTTGCCTGGTGGCCGCAACTGGAGGTCTCATCTTCGGTTATGACTTGGGGATTTCAGGAGGAGTAACGTCCATGGATGTGTTTCTGAAGAAGTTCTTTCCTTCGGTGTACAAAAAAATGCAAGATGATACCGGAAAAACAAATCAGTACTGCAAATTCGATAGTCAGGTGTTAACAAGCTTCACCTCTTCTCTGTATATTGCGGCTTTGGTTGCTTCATTTTGTGCCTCCGTAACAACAAGAATCTTCGGGAGAAAAGTTTCAATGGTTGTAGGAGGAGTAATATTTTTAATTGGTTCGGTCCTCAATGGTGCTGCTGAGAATGTAGCGATGCTCATTCTAGGAAGAATATTACTTGGTGTAGGTGTAGGGTACGCCAACCAGTCCGTACCAGTTTATCTGTCCGAGATGGCACCAGCAAAATTAAGAGGTGCACTCAACATGGGATTTCAGTTGGCCATCACAATTGGAATATTGGTGGCGAATCTTGTTAACTACGGCACAGCCAAGATCAAGGGTGGATATGGATGGAGAGTTTCTTTGGCTCTAGCGGCTGTACCAGCAATCGTAATGACCGTTGGTGCCGTTTTCCTTCCGGACACTCCAAACTCACTCCTCGAAAGAGGTCACCAAGAGAAAGCCAAAAGAATGTTGCAGAAGATCCGTGGAAATGAAGAAGTCGAAGAAGAATTTCAAGACCTTATCGAGGCGAGTGAAGCAGCAAAGAAGATTGAACATCCTTGGAGAAACATCTTACAACCAAGATACAGGCCTCAACTTACCATGTCCATTTTGATTCCGTTCTTCCAACAGTTCACTGGTATCAATGTCATCATGTTTTACGCACCAGTCCTCTTTAAGACTATTGGCTTCGGCGATGATGCATCCCTTATGTCTGCTGTTATCAGTGGACTCGTCAACATGTTTGCCACTTTTGTTTCTATCAGCACAGTCGACAGAGTTGGAAGAAGAATGTTGTTCCTCGAAGGTGGAATCCAGATGCTCATTTCCCAG ATCCTAGTAGGAGTCATTCTGGGCATGAAATTTGGAGTAGAAGGTGTTGGATCCATGTCAAAATCGAGTTCATATCTAGTATTGTTCTTAATCTGTGCCTATGTTGCGGCATTTGCATGGTCATGGGGACCCTTGGGTTGGTTAGTTCCAAGTGAGATCTTCCCTCTAGAGATCAGATCAGCAGGACAAGCTATCAACGTATCAGTTAACATGTTGTGTACATTTGTCATTGCCCAGTTATTCCTCACCGCGCTTTGTCATATGAAGTTTGgtctattcttcttctttgccGGCTTCGTCTTGATAATGACtttgttcattttcttcttcctgcCTGAGACAAAGAACGTACCAATTGAAGAAATGAATAACATATGGAAGAAGCATTGGTTCTGGGGTAAATACATCCCGGATGACGCTGTCATTGGAGTCCACCATACATCCATGAAGGTTTCCAATTACTGA